The genomic stretch CCGGCTCCATTTCACGCTCGACGACCCGGGCCAGGGCCAATCGGGAAGCACGATGGCGACTCGTGTCGGGGCCGGCGGCCCCGATGCGAAGGTGAGCGCGCAACGAAGGTTCGTGGTGGATTTCGCGAGCGACACCCTGTCCGCGATCGGTTCGGAGGCGCCGGTGGAGGCGCTGGTCACCGCCTCCGCCGGGGAGCCCGGACGAGTCGCCGTCCAGAAGAACCCCTTGACCGCGGAATGGCGGCTGGTCTTCGACTTTGCGCCGGCAGCTACCCCCGATCCGGTGAACCTGCGGGCAGTCTTGCGGCTCGGGGCCGAGGTCTTGACCGAGACCTGGACCTATCAGTTGCCCACACCGTGATGAGCGATCCGATGGCCCTGGACGTCAGGGAGACCGGGGAGCCGGCGGCGCGCCCCCATAATCAGCCGGATCCTGCGGCAAACGCGCACAGACGCGTCGTGGCCTATCTTCGACAGCTCGGTCACGGAGACGCCGCGGAGCGTGAGGTGCTCGCCGCAGAGAGCGTGGAACGCGCGCGCCTACGGGCGCGCCGGCCCGATGAGCTCGGTCGCCGTGCCATCGAGGAGGCGCGCCGGCGCCACGACGGCTGGCTCACGCGCGTTTTCGGCTTGCCGAAAAACCCGAGCCCCCAAGAGCTCGGTCGGGCGCGTGCGGCGCTTCTGGCCGAGGCCGGCGAAGGGTGCGGTCCGACGGGCGCGAGCGAGGCCCTGTGGAGCGCCCGCGAGCGATCCTACGCGCAGGCGACGCCGCAGGAGGCGCCCATGGAGGTGCCGGAGCAGGACCTCGGTATCGGGTCGGGATCGGGGCGCGGGGGCGGCCCGGCGATGGGGCCCGGCGCCGCCAGCGCGACCCGGCCGGCGCTGCGGCGGGCGCTGTACTTCATGCTGGTGGGGATGACCACCCTGGTGGCGGTGGGCCTGCTCACGAGCGTGTTTCAGAAGCATGGGATAACGCCGCTCGAGCTGTTCCTGCTGATCCTCTACACGCTCTTGATCGTGTGGATCAGCGCCGCGTTCTGGACCGCAGGCATCGGTTTCGCGGTGTTGCTTCGTGGAGGCGACCCCAAGTCCATCGATTCGGCCGAGCGAAAGGCAACAAAGCCCTCCGAGTGGGACCCGGGGCTGCGAACGGCGCTCGTCATGCCCGTCTACAACGAGGACCCGATGCGCGTCTTTGCCGGGATCCAGGCCATGTACGAAGGCCTGCGCGAGACCGGGCTGTTGCAGAATTTCGAGTTCTTCGTGTTGAGCGACACGCGCGACCCCGATACCTGGGTCGAAGAGGAGGTCCTGTGGTACCAGACGACCCGCGACCTGAATGCCCACGGGCGGATCTTCTACCGCAATCGCGAGGACAACACCGCCAAGAAGGCCGGCAATATCGCGGAATTCGTCCGCCGTTGGGGCGGGCGTTATCGCTATATGGTGGTCCTGGACGCCGACAGCCTCATGGAGGCAGAGACCGTGATCAGGATGGTGGGTCTCATGGAGGCCAACGAGCGCGTGGCCCTGGTGCAGTCGCCGCCGCTCCCCATCCACCGCGAATCGCTGTTCGCCCGCATTCTCCAGTTCGCGGCCAGCCTGTACGGCTCGATGTTCAGCCACGGTCTGGCCTTTTGGCAGATGGCCGACGGTAACTCCTGGGGCCACAACGCCATCATCCGCGTTTCGGCCTTTGCCCGGCATTGCGGTCTGCCACGCCTGCCGGGGCACGAGCCGCTCGGCGGCGAGGTCATGAGCCACGACTTCATTGAGGCCGCGCTCCTCCGTCGCGCCGGCTACGAGCTGTGGCTCGCCCCGGATCTCTCTGGGAGCTTCGAGGAACTGCCTCCGACCTTCATCGACTACGCCAAGCGCGACCGGCGCTGGTGCCAGGGCAACCTCCAGCACCTGCGGCTCTTGTTCGCGCGCGGCTTCAAGGCCATGAGCCGCTTGCACCTCGTGATGGGCTTGATGTCCTACCTGTCCTCGCCCCTCTGGTGCCTGTTTCTCTTGATCACCGGGGTCGAGGCCTATGTGCAGGCGCAGACCGAGCCGGTCTATTTCTTCGCCGACAATCTGTTCCCGGTGTGGCCGGAGTCCTATGCCGTCGAGATGACCACGGTCATGGTTGTCACCCTGACGATGCTGTTTCTCCCCAAGCTGTTCGGGCTCCTGCTCGCGTGGGAGCGCCCGGCGCTGACGCGCGCCTATGGGGGCTACACCAGGCTCGGCATCGGGGTGCTGCTGGAGACGCTGTTCTCGTCCCTGACCGCCCCCATCCTCATGCTTTATCAGAGCAAGTTCGTGCTCGCGATCCTGCTGAGACGCAGCATCGGCTGGCCGGCCCAGCAACGCGGGGACCACGCACTGGGCCTTCGGGATGCGGCCCGCGCCCATGGTGGCCAGACGTGCCTCGGGATCGTGGCTGGTATCGTGTCTTTCCTATGGATCCCGGAGCTCTTCTGGTGGTTGACCCCGGTCCTGGCCGGTCTTTGGCTCTCGATACCCTTGTCGATGTATTCGAGCCGCGTGGCGGTGGGCCGCTGGGCCTTGGAGCGTGGGTTGTTCCTGACGCCGGTCGAGAACCACCCGCCGGCGGTATCGGCGCGTGTACTCCGACACATCGGCGCCCTGGCCCCCGCCACCGGGATGGGTCGTCCGGGGACCAAACGCGTGCTCATCGAGCCCGCGGTCAATGCCTTGCACATGGCGTTGCTGCCCGAGCGGCGGCTCGGCAAGCGCCAGCGCTATCACCTGCGCATGCTGATCTACCAGCTCTTGGAAGAAGGTCCCGAGAGCCTCACACAAGGTGAGAAACGCTGGCTCATCTCCGACCCCGAGACGCTGTGCCTGCTCCATACCCTGACCTGGAGCGAGGAACCGATGGATGCGGAGACGGAGACACCGGTGTTCGCCACGGCCTGAACGCGCCCGATGTCCTTGCGCCGGGGGGACGATGATGTAGGGGCAGGCCTTGTGCCTGCCGCCCCAAAGGGCGACCACGAGGGTCGCCCCTACGAAGACATTACAGGTTTTTCACAAGGGGTCTGCAAAAAGGAGGAATTATGCGCCGGGCCCGTTAGTTGACCCTGGTGTAGGTCATGGTCTCGGCGGACTCGAAGACATCGTCGAAGTCGCCATCCAGGTTGATGTCCTCCTTGAGGGTCAACTTGTTGCCGTCCACCGTGTACTGGATCGCATACTCGTTCTTCGAAGACTTCATCGCGACATTGCCCCAGGTCTTGGTGCCGTCGTTGTACTCGGCCTCGCCGAAGGAATCGGCGGTCCACTCCATATAGTCCGGCGCGAAGGAGGCACTGCCGGTCTCTCGCGCGGTCTCGGTCCAATCATAGACGGTGGCATTGTCCGGGCCGACGAGGTTCTTGTACCACGAATAGGTGTAGCTATTGTCCGAGAAAGTCACCTTGCCCTTGGACTTCAATGTCCCCGCGGCATCGGTCTTGTCGGGAAATTCGGCTTCCCACACGCCATTGACCTTGAAGGCGTCGGCACTCGACGCACTCTTGCCGCCGCTCTCGCCGCAGGCGGCCAACCCGAGGCCGACGACGCCCACAATGGCCCAGCGAATATACGTTCTCATTTTTCCTCCTGTGGCTCTACTGGCTAACTGTCTCGCGGCGTAAGGTAGCACACATCGGCGGCAACCTGAACCGACGGCTACCGGCGCTTTTCTTCCCCTTGCCTTGTAGCCACCCGGAGTTGCGCAATGGGTCAGGACTGGGGCCGGGGGAGGGTCCCGCCATCGATATCGATCTCGTTCGGTGGGTGGCCGATGACATGCCTCACAATCTGTCCTTGAAGATCGCGATGTCGGCATTGGCGCGCAGGCCGGCGATGAAATCCTGCCACGCGGCGTCGCTCGCGGCGCGCTGCAGGCGCTCTCGGGTGTCCTGCCGCTCCTTGTCGGTCAGCTTGGCCGGGTCCCCATCCGTCACGCCGAGGACAGCGATGAGGGCATAGTCTCCGCTATCCAACGCCACGCCACCGTAGCTCGGGCCGGTCCCGGCGGGGCGCGGCAGGCGAAAGGCGCTGTGCCTGACCGCGGGATCCACCTGATCCGTTCGGCGACCGAGATCGGGCACGTCTTTCCATTCGAGCTTCTCGGCGGCAGCCAGCTTGGCGCGGTCTTCACCGTCCTGGAGGCGCTTGTGCAGGGCCTTGCCGCGTTCCTCCGTCATGGCCCTGGCCTTCTCGGACTGGATGGTGGAGACGATCTCCGAGCGCACCTCGTCGAGCTTCCGCCGCTCGGCCGGCCGGTGCTCCTTGACCCGCAACACCACCGCGCGCTCATCCCCGAGATCGAGTACCTCGCTATTCCCGCGTTCCTCCAGGACTTCTGGGCTGAAGGCTGCGTCGAACACCTTTTCCTGCGCGGCGATCCCCGCGCCCCCGGTGCGCGGAAAGAAATCGCTCTCTTGTACCGACAACCCGAGCTGTTTGGCGGCGACCTCCAGGGTATCCGGGTTTTCGAAGGTGAGCGTGGCAAGCTGTTCGGCCTGATCGAAGAACTGGCGCTCCGCCTGCTCGCGCCGATACGCCTTTTCCACGTCGGCGCGGGCCTCA from Pseudomonadota bacterium encodes the following:
- the mdoH gene encoding glucans biosynthesis glucosyltransferase MdoH produces the protein MSDPMALDVRETGEPAARPHNQPDPAANAHRRVVAYLRQLGHGDAAEREVLAAESVERARLRARRPDELGRRAIEEARRRHDGWLTRVFGLPKNPSPQELGRARAALLAEAGEGCGPTGASEALWSARERSYAQATPQEAPMEVPEQDLGIGSGSGRGGGPAMGPGAASATRPALRRALYFMLVGMTTLVAVGLLTSVFQKHGITPLELFLLILYTLLIVWISAAFWTAGIGFAVLLRGGDPKSIDSAERKATKPSEWDPGLRTALVMPVYNEDPMRVFAGIQAMYEGLRETGLLQNFEFFVLSDTRDPDTWVEEEVLWYQTTRDLNAHGRIFYRNREDNTAKKAGNIAEFVRRWGGRYRYMVVLDADSLMEAETVIRMVGLMEANERVALVQSPPLPIHRESLFARILQFAASLYGSMFSHGLAFWQMADGNSWGHNAIIRVSAFARHCGLPRLPGHEPLGGEVMSHDFIEAALLRRAGYELWLAPDLSGSFEELPPTFIDYAKRDRRWCQGNLQHLRLLFARGFKAMSRLHLVMGLMSYLSSPLWCLFLLITGVEAYVQAQTEPVYFFADNLFPVWPESYAVEMTTVMVVTLTMLFLPKLFGLLLAWERPALTRAYGGYTRLGIGVLLETLFSSLTAPILMLYQSKFVLAILLRRSIGWPAQQRGDHALGLRDAARAHGGQTCLGIVAGIVSFLWIPELFWWLTPVLAGLWLSIPLSMYSSRVAVGRWALERGLFLTPVENHPPAVSARVLRHIGALAPATGMGRPGTKRVLIEPAVNALHMALLPERRLGKRQRYHLRMLIYQLLEEGPESLTQGEKRWLISDPETLCLLHTLTWSEEPMDAETETPVFATA